The following proteins are encoded in a genomic region of Micromonospora olivasterospora:
- a CDS encoding branched-chain amino acid ABC transporter permease, translating to MNFDGLFSNFGELTTTGLTQGAIYALVALGYTLVYGVLRLINFAHSEVFIAGAFAAIWTWNGFGLDQDSTVSGVGSILFYLLVAMIVAAIASAGTATVIERVAYRPLRKRNAPPLAFLITAIGASIAISEAFGIWTRRLPEGAPALVSSKPLFHLFGVPIDPVQLLTIGAALVMMIALDLFINRSRIGRGIRAVAQDANTAALMGVNKDRIILMVFIAGGAMAGVAGLLYDVRIQTLTYSVGFLLGLKAFTAAVLGGIGNLRGALLGGLLLGVIENYASGLFGSQWKDLAAFALLVVLLMFRPTGLLGESLGRARA from the coding sequence TTGAACTTCGACGGACTGTTCTCCAATTTCGGAGAACTCACCACGACCGGCCTGACGCAGGGCGCCATCTACGCCCTGGTCGCGCTCGGGTACACGCTGGTCTACGGCGTGCTCAGACTCATCAACTTCGCCCACTCCGAGGTCTTCATCGCCGGCGCGTTCGCCGCGATCTGGACCTGGAACGGATTCGGCCTCGACCAGGACTCGACGGTCAGTGGGGTCGGCTCGATCCTGTTCTACCTGCTGGTGGCGATGATCGTCGCGGCCATCGCCTCGGCGGGCACCGCCACGGTGATCGAGCGGGTGGCGTACCGGCCGCTGCGGAAGCGCAACGCGCCGCCGCTGGCGTTCCTGATCACCGCGATCGGCGCCTCGATCGCGATCTCCGAGGCGTTCGGCATCTGGACCCGCCGGCTGCCGGAGGGCGCGCCGGCGTTGGTCAGCTCCAAGCCGTTGTTTCATCTGTTCGGGGTGCCGATCGACCCGGTGCAGCTGCTCACGATCGGCGCCGCGCTGGTGATGATGATCGCGCTGGACCTGTTCATCAACCGCAGCCGGATCGGCCGGGGCATCCGGGCGGTGGCCCAGGACGCCAACACCGCGGCGCTGATGGGCGTGAACAAGGACCGGATCATCCTGATGGTCTTCATCGCCGGCGGCGCGATGGCGGGTGTCGCGGGCCTGCTCTACGACGTGCGGATCCAGACCCTGACCTACAGCGTGGGCTTCCTGCTGGGCCTCAAGGCGTTCACCGCGGCGGTGCTCGGCGGCATCGGCAACCTGCGCGGCGCGCTGCTGGGCGGCCTGTTGCTGGGCGTGATCGAGAACTACGCCTCCGGCCTGTTCGGCAGCCAGTGGAAGGACTTGGCCGCCTTCGCGTTGTTGGTGGTGCTGCTGATGTTCCGGCCGACCGGCCTGCTGGGCGAATCGCTGGGGAGGGCGCGGGCATGA
- the polA gene encoding DNA polymerase I yields MTATTPRLLLVDGHSLAYRAFFALPVENFSTTTGQPTNAVYGFTSMLINVLRDEQPTHIVVAFDVSRRSFRTEKYAEYKAGRSETPTDFKGQVSLVKEVLAALRIPVVEKEGYEADDLIATLACQARDQGMSVLITTGDRDAFQLVDDSITVLYPRKGVSDLARMDAAAVEAKYGVGPQRYRDLAALVGETSDNLPGVPGVGPKTAAKWINLYGGVEGVVARADEIKGKAGDSLRERLADVIRNYEINCLVSDLELPIRPEDARWAGWDREAVHQVFDTLEFRILRDRLYQYLEAVEPEAEAGFDLAGEVLTEPGALAGWLAAHASAGNPVGVAVKLDTGPNRRHTASVLGMALATAGGAAAWFDPARLDPADGAALAAWLADAGRPKVLHDSKPAVLAFAAHGWSLEGIARDTQIAAYLARPDQRSYDLTDLALRYLHRELRVDAPDTGQLTFEGLGNDGEAEQNLMLQARATLDLADAIDAELSRDGEQSARLMAGVELPLMRVLAALERTGIAADTHYLSELEAHFAAEVKAAAQGAYAAVGREFNLGSPKQLQEILFGELGLPKTKKIKTGYTTDADALQWLYAQNPHPVLEHLLRHRDVAKLKSTVDGLLKSVSEDGRIHTTFNQTVAATGRLSSTEPNLQNIPIRTEEGRRIRRAFVVGEGYDCLLTADYSQIEMRIMAHLSSDEALIDAFNSGADFHAATASSVFGVPVDQVTADQRRKIKAMNYGLAYGLSAFGLSQQLGISAEEARGLMDNYFAGFGGVRDYLHEVVARARHDGYTSTILGRRRYLPDLVSDNRQRREMAERMALNAPIQGSAADIIKVAMLRVDDALRAAGLRSRMLLQVHDELVFEVAPGERETLEALVRREMGDAYPLSVPLEVSVGDGRDWNGAGH; encoded by the coding sequence GTGACAGCTACGACGCCGCGCCTGCTCCTCGTCGACGGACACTCCCTGGCATACCGGGCGTTCTTCGCCCTGCCGGTGGAAAACTTCTCCACCACGACAGGGCAGCCGACGAACGCGGTCTACGGCTTCACGTCGATGCTGATCAACGTGCTGCGCGACGAGCAGCCGACGCACATCGTCGTCGCCTTCGACGTGTCCCGCCGCTCGTTCCGCACCGAGAAGTACGCGGAGTACAAGGCCGGCCGCAGCGAGACCCCCACCGACTTCAAGGGCCAGGTCAGCCTGGTCAAGGAGGTCCTGGCCGCGCTGCGCATCCCGGTGGTGGAGAAGGAGGGCTACGAGGCCGACGACCTCATCGCCACCCTCGCCTGCCAGGCCCGCGACCAGGGCATGTCGGTGCTCATCACCACCGGCGACCGGGACGCGTTCCAGCTCGTCGACGACTCGATCACCGTGCTCTATCCGCGCAAGGGCGTCTCCGACCTGGCCCGGATGGACGCCGCCGCGGTCGAGGCGAAGTACGGCGTCGGCCCGCAGCGTTACCGCGACCTCGCCGCCCTGGTCGGCGAGACCAGCGACAACCTGCCGGGCGTCCCCGGCGTCGGGCCGAAGACCGCCGCCAAGTGGATCAACCTGTACGGCGGGGTCGAGGGCGTCGTGGCCCGCGCCGACGAGATCAAGGGCAAGGCCGGCGACAGCCTGCGCGAGCGGCTGGCCGACGTGATCCGCAACTACGAGATCAACTGCCTGGTTTCCGACCTGGAGCTGCCGATCCGCCCCGAGGACGCCCGCTGGGCCGGGTGGGACCGGGAGGCCGTGCACCAGGTCTTCGACACGCTGGAGTTCCGCATCCTGCGCGACCGGCTCTACCAGTACCTGGAGGCCGTGGAGCCGGAGGCCGAGGCCGGGTTCGACCTGGCCGGCGAGGTGCTCACCGAGCCCGGCGCGCTGGCCGGCTGGCTGGCGGCGCACGCCTCGGCCGGCAACCCGGTCGGGGTGGCGGTCAAGCTCGACACCGGCCCCAACCGGCGGCACACCGCCTCGGTGCTCGGCATGGCGCTCGCCACCGCCGGGGGCGCCGCGGCCTGGTTCGACCCGGCCCGCCTCGACCCGGCCGACGGGGCGGCGCTGGCCGCCTGGCTGGCCGACGCCGGGCGTCCCAAGGTTCTGCACGACAGCAAGCCCGCGGTGCTCGCGTTCGCCGCCCACGGCTGGTCACTGGAGGGGATCGCCCGCGACACCCAGATCGCCGCCTACCTGGCCCGCCCCGACCAGCGCTCGTACGACCTGACCGACCTCGCGCTGCGCTACCTGCACCGGGAGTTGCGGGTCGACGCGCCGGACACCGGCCAGCTCACCTTCGAGGGGCTGGGTAACGACGGCGAGGCCGAGCAGAATTTGATGCTCCAGGCCCGGGCCACCCTCGACCTGGCCGACGCGATCGACGCCGAGCTGTCCCGCGACGGCGAGCAGTCGGCACGGCTGATGGCGGGGGTGGAGCTGCCCCTGATGCGGGTCCTCGCCGCCTTGGAGCGCACCGGCATCGCCGCCGACACGCACTACCTCTCCGAGCTGGAGGCGCACTTCGCCGCCGAGGTGAAGGCCGCCGCGCAGGGCGCGTACGCCGCCGTCGGGCGGGAGTTCAACCTGGGCTCGCCCAAGCAGCTCCAGGAGATCCTCTTCGGCGAGCTGGGCCTGCCCAAGACCAAGAAGATCAAGACCGGCTACACCACCGACGCGGACGCGTTGCAGTGGCTGTACGCGCAGAACCCGCACCCGGTGCTGGAACACCTGCTGCGGCACCGGGACGTGGCCAAGCTCAAGTCGACCGTCGACGGCCTGCTCAAGTCCGTCTCCGAGGACGGGCGGATCCACACCACCTTCAACCAGACGGTGGCGGCCACCGGGCGGCTCTCCTCCACCGAGCCGAACCTGCAGAACATCCCGATCCGCACCGAGGAGGGCCGGCGCATCCGGCGCGCCTTCGTGGTGGGGGAGGGCTACGACTGCCTGCTCACGGCCGACTACAGCCAGATCGAGATGCGGATCATGGCGCACCTGTCGTCGGACGAGGCGCTGATCGACGCGTTCAACTCCGGTGCCGACTTCCACGCCGCGACCGCGTCGTCCGTCTTCGGCGTGCCGGTCGACCAGGTCACCGCCGACCAGCGGCGCAAGATCAAGGCGATGAACTACGGCCTGGCGTACGGGCTGAGCGCGTTCGGCCTGTCCCAGCAGCTCGGCATCAGCGCCGAGGAGGCGCGCGGGCTGATGGACAACTACTTCGCCGGGTTCGGCGGGGTCCGCGACTACCTGCACGAGGTGGTCGCCCGGGCCCGCCACGACGGCTACACCTCGACCATCCTCGGCCGCCGGCGCTACCTACCCGACCTGGTCAGCGACAACCGGCAGCGCCGGGAGATGGCCGAGCGGATGGCGCTCAACGCCCCGATCCAGGGCTCTGCGGCCGACATCATCAAGGTCGCCATGCTGCGCGTCGACGACGCGCTGCGCGCGGCGGGGCTGCGCTCGCGGATGCTGCTGCAGGTCCACGACGAGCTCGTCTTCGAGGTCGCCCCCGGCGAGCGGGAGACCCTGGAGGCGCTGGTGCGCCGGGAGATGGGCGACGCGTACCCGCTGTCGGTGCCGCTGGAGGTCTCCGTCGGCGACGGCCGAGACTGGAACGGCGCCGGCCACTGA
- a CDS encoding branched-chain amino acid ABC transporter substrate-binding protein, with protein MRQKLARVIGGVAMLALVAGGTACSSSSSDEASGGDACGSKIGFFGALTGSSAALGINERNGVKLAVDKYNKENADCKVELVELDSQGSPDQAPGLAQKAIDDTKILGIVGPAYSGESEAAGPLFNEAGLVTITPSATNPTLATKSWKTFFRAVGNDLSQGPAAGVYIKNVMKADRVYVIDDQSAYGQGLADEVKKVLGAAVVGSDKVQGEGKQTEFSAVVTKVKTANVKAVFYGGYYQEAGLIRKQLSAAGVTAPLVAGDGVNDGAYITSAGQAAAEGTILTCPCQPAAEARGTFTADYKALNGVDPGTYSDTAFDAANILLAGIKAGKTDRAGLLEFVKGYSGEGVAASYKFVEGGELDPAQVKVWAFKVTGGKVVPDQEIPKS; from the coding sequence TTGAGGCAGAAGCTCGCACGCGTGATCGGCGGGGTCGCCATGCTGGCGCTCGTCGCCGGCGGCACCGCTTGCTCCAGCAGCAGCAGCGACGAGGCGTCCGGCGGCGACGCCTGCGGCAGCAAGATCGGGTTCTTCGGTGCGCTCACCGGCAGCTCCGCCGCGCTGGGCATCAACGAGAGGAACGGCGTCAAGCTCGCGGTCGACAAGTACAACAAGGAGAACGCGGACTGCAAGGTCGAGCTCGTCGAGCTGGACTCGCAGGGCAGCCCGGACCAGGCGCCGGGTCTGGCGCAGAAGGCCATCGACGACACCAAGATCCTGGGCATCGTCGGCCCGGCCTACTCGGGTGAGTCCGAGGCCGCCGGCCCGCTGTTCAACGAGGCCGGCCTCGTCACCATCACCCCCTCCGCCACCAACCCGACCCTGGCCACGAAGAGCTGGAAGACCTTCTTCCGGGCCGTGGGCAACGACCTGAGCCAGGGCCCGGCCGCCGGTGTCTACATCAAGAACGTGATGAAGGCCGACCGGGTGTACGTCATCGACGACCAGTCGGCGTACGGTCAGGGCCTGGCCGACGAGGTCAAGAAGGTGCTCGGCGCGGCGGTCGTCGGCTCGGACAAGGTCCAGGGCGAGGGCAAGCAAACCGAGTTCTCGGCCGTGGTCACCAAGGTCAAGACGGCGAACGTCAAGGCGGTCTTCTACGGCGGCTACTACCAGGAGGCCGGCCTGATCCGCAAGCAGCTCTCGGCTGCCGGGGTCACCGCGCCGCTGGTCGCCGGCGACGGCGTCAACGACGGGGCGTACATCACCTCCGCCGGCCAGGCGGCGGCCGAGGGCACGATCCTCACCTGCCCGTGCCAGCCGGCGGCCGAGGCCCGGGGCACCTTCACCGCGGACTACAAGGCGCTCAACGGCGTCGACCCGGGCACCTACAGCGACACCGCCTTCGACGCGGCGAACATCCTGCTGGCGGGCATCAAGGCCGGTAAGACCGACCGCGCGGGCCTGCTGGAGTTTGTGAAGGGCTACAGCGGCGAGGGCGTCGCGGCCAGCTACAAGTTCGTCGAGGGCGGCGAGCTGGACCCGGCGCAGGTCAAGGTCTGGGCGTTCAAGGTCACGGGCGGCAAGGTCGTGCCGGACCAGGAGATCCCCAAGTCCTGA
- a CDS encoding ABC transporter ATP-binding protein — MLLEIDDVSLLYGRIQALHGISLTVDEGEIVALIGANGAGKSTTMRAISGIRPIASGRIRFAGEDISKLRADLRVRRGLCQAPEGRGIFPGMTVLENLDMGAYTRRDRAGIAQDLDRVLGLFPRLAERRKQPGGTLSGGEQQMLAVGRALMSRPKLLLLDEPSMGLAPMLIQQIFNIVTEINQQGTTILLVEQNAQQALARAHRAYVLETGRIVKSGTGAELLHDPSVKEAYLGVA; from the coding sequence ATGCTGCTTGAGATCGACGACGTGAGCCTGCTGTACGGGCGGATCCAGGCGCTGCACGGCATCAGCCTGACGGTGGACGAGGGCGAGATCGTGGCGCTGATCGGCGCCAACGGCGCCGGCAAGTCGACCACGATGCGGGCGATCTCCGGGATCCGGCCGATCGCCTCGGGCCGCATCCGGTTCGCCGGTGAGGACATCTCCAAGCTCCGGGCGGACCTGCGGGTGCGGCGGGGGCTGTGCCAGGCGCCGGAGGGCCGGGGCATCTTCCCGGGCATGACGGTGCTGGAGAACCTGGACATGGGCGCCTACACCCGGCGCGACCGGGCCGGCATCGCGCAGGACCTGGACCGGGTGCTGGGGCTGTTCCCCCGGCTGGCCGAGCGGCGCAAGCAGCCTGGCGGCACGCTGTCCGGCGGCGAGCAGCAGATGCTGGCGGTCGGGCGGGCCCTGATGAGCCGGCCGAAGCTGCTGCTGCTGGACGAGCCGTCCATGGGGCTGGCGCCGATGCTGATCCAGCAGATCTTCAATATCGTCACCGAGATCAACCAGCAGGGCACGACGATCCTGCTGGTGGAGCAGAACGCCCAGCAGGCCCTGGCCCGCGCGCACCGGGCGTACGTGCTGGAGACCGGCCGGATCGTGAAGTCCGGCACCGGCGCGGAGCTGCTGCACGACCCCTCCGTCAAAGAGGCGTACCTCGGCGTAGCCTGA
- a CDS encoding amino acid ABC transporter permease, protein MKSEEATTVRARPEPIRAVPVRHPGRWVAVAVLGVLTAMFVHVLVTNQAFNWSFMVDKMFRPPIIEGLLRGTVLMTVSAMLIGVTLGVVVAVMRLSDNPILRGVAWLYTWFFRAVPRLVLLAVFGNIGILWSRIEFGVPFDTQLGQLFGIDNLQLRLFGFSSRDILTGFMAGLLGLALSEAAYMAEIVRAGIQSVDPGQTEAAQALGMSRGQLLRRVVLPQAMRVIIPPTGNETIAMLKDTSLLLYVPVSVELFFQLDAVGKRTFQIFPMYVAACLWYLALTSILLVGQYYLERHFGRGYGATGQARARLRALGGGAAR, encoded by the coding sequence ATGAAGTCTGAGGAAGCGACTACCGTACGGGCGCGGCCGGAGCCGATCCGCGCCGTGCCCGTACGGCACCCGGGGCGCTGGGTCGCGGTGGCCGTGCTGGGCGTGCTGACCGCGATGTTCGTCCACGTGCTGGTCACCAACCAGGCCTTCAACTGGTCGTTCATGGTGGACAAGATGTTCCGTCCGCCGATCATCGAGGGCCTGCTGCGCGGCACCGTGCTGATGACGGTCAGCGCGATGCTGATCGGCGTCACGCTCGGCGTGGTGGTCGCGGTGATGCGGCTGTCCGACAACCCGATCCTGCGCGGGGTGGCCTGGCTCTACACCTGGTTCTTCCGGGCCGTGCCCCGGCTGGTGCTGCTGGCCGTCTTCGGCAACATCGGCATCCTGTGGAGCCGCATCGAGTTCGGGGTGCCGTTCGACACCCAGCTCGGCCAGCTGTTCGGCATCGACAACCTGCAACTGCGGCTGTTCGGGTTCTCCTCCCGGGACATCCTCACCGGGTTCATGGCCGGCCTGCTCGGGCTCGCGCTCTCCGAGGCCGCGTACATGGCCGAGATCGTCCGGGCCGGCATCCAGTCGGTGGACCCCGGGCAGACCGAGGCCGCCCAGGCGCTCGGCATGAGCCGCGGCCAGCTGCTGCGCCGGGTCGTGCTGCCGCAGGCCATGCGGGTGATCATCCCGCCGACCGGCAACGAGACCATCGCCATGCTCAAGGACACCTCGCTGCTGCTGTACGTGCCCGTGAGCGTCGAGCTGTTCTTCCAGCTGGACGCGGTCGGGAAACGGACCTTCCAGATCTTCCCGATGTACGTGGCGGCCTGCCTGTGGTACCTGGCTTTGACCAGCATCCTGCTCGTCGGGCAGTACTACCTGGAGCGGCACTTCGGGCGGGGCTACGGCGCCACCGGCCAGGCCCGGGCGCGGCTGCGTGCCCTCGGCGGGGGTGCGGCCCGATGA
- a CDS encoding amino acid ABC transporter ATP-binding protein has protein sequence MTELTVPAQAGAPAAESPPMVRAEQVHKSFGPLDVLKGIDLEVRAGEVCCLLGPSGSGKSTFLRCINHLEKINAGRIWVDGELIGYQERGGKLHELREKEVAAQRRAIGMVFQRFNLFPHMTVLQNVTEAPVLLGREKKAAARERAAALLDRVGLGDKLGAYPGQLSGGQQQRVAIARALAMQPKLMLFDEPTSALDPELVGEVLDVMKDLARDGMTMIVVTHEIGFAREVGDSLVFMDGGVVVESGNPREVIANPKHERTRAFLAKVL, from the coding sequence ATGACCGAGCTGACCGTACCCGCCCAGGCGGGCGCCCCGGCGGCGGAATCGCCGCCGATGGTCCGGGCCGAGCAGGTGCACAAGTCGTTCGGGCCCCTAGACGTGCTCAAGGGCATCGACCTGGAGGTCCGCGCGGGCGAGGTGTGCTGCCTGCTGGGCCCCTCCGGGTCGGGCAAGTCTACCTTCCTGCGTTGCATCAACCACCTGGAGAAGATCAACGCCGGTCGGATCTGGGTCGACGGCGAGCTGATCGGCTACCAGGAGCGCGGCGGGAAGCTGCACGAGCTGCGGGAGAAGGAGGTGGCCGCGCAGCGCCGCGCGATCGGCATGGTCTTCCAGCGGTTCAACCTGTTCCCGCACATGACGGTGCTGCAGAACGTCACCGAGGCGCCGGTGCTGCTCGGGCGGGAGAAGAAGGCCGCCGCCCGGGAGCGGGCCGCGGCGCTGCTGGACCGGGTGGGGCTGGGCGACAAGCTCGGGGCGTACCCGGGGCAGCTCTCCGGCGGGCAGCAGCAGCGGGTGGCGATCGCCCGGGCGCTGGCCATGCAGCCGAAGCTGATGCTGTTCGACGAGCCGACCAGCGCGCTCGACCCGGAACTGGTGGGCGAGGTCCTGGACGTGATGAAGGACCTGGCCCGCGACGGCATGACCATGATCGTGGTGACCCACGAGATCGGCTTCGCCCGGGAGGTCGGTGACTCGTTGGTCTTCATGGACGGCGGCGTGGTGGTCGAGTCGGGTAACCCGCGCGAGGTGATCGCCAACCCGAAACACGAGCGGACCAGGGCGTTCCTGGCCAAGGTGCTGTAG
- a CDS encoding branched-chain amino acid ABC transporter permease yields MTTVLEKVRSGREAVGQRWHGAPRWVRWVLLAAVIVFFYALPNKEFYQYLGPIPTPGANFTQVLFTVSIYVLLAVGLNIVVGFAGLLDLGYFGFFAVGAYTVAVLTSPSSDIKTLWPWLVVVPIAIALTMVSGVALGTPTLRLRGDYLALVTLGFAEMIRIAAVSSPFLKGQRGFSQIPHPPGKYADGRPFFGVLDARPYYWLVLTLIILVVIGVRNLTHSRVGRAWISIREDEDAAQLMGVPTFKFKLWAFAAGAAIAGLAGALFAGKQNFVNSQNFELLNSIIILAAVIFGGSGNIVGAIVGGGLVAYMIERFRGIELLGIELYEWRFLFFGLVLVLMMIVRPQGLIPNRRRAAEFKDRRKEVIVGE; encoded by the coding sequence ATGACGACGGTCCTGGAGAAGGTGCGCTCGGGCCGCGAGGCCGTCGGGCAACGGTGGCACGGCGCGCCGCGCTGGGTGCGCTGGGTGCTGCTGGCGGCGGTGATCGTGTTCTTCTACGCGCTGCCGAACAAGGAGTTCTACCAGTACCTGGGGCCGATCCCGACCCCGGGCGCGAACTTCACGCAGGTGCTGTTCACCGTCTCGATCTACGTGCTGCTGGCGGTCGGGCTGAACATCGTGGTCGGCTTCGCCGGCCTGCTCGACCTGGGCTACTTCGGCTTCTTCGCCGTCGGCGCGTACACGGTGGCGGTGCTGACCTCGCCGAGCAGCGACATCAAGACGCTGTGGCCGTGGCTGGTGGTGGTGCCGATCGCGATCGCGCTGACCATGGTCTCCGGGGTGGCGCTGGGCACGCCGACCCTGCGGCTGCGCGGCGACTACCTGGCGCTGGTGACCCTCGGCTTCGCCGAGATGATCCGGATCGCGGCGGTCAGTTCGCCGTTCCTGAAGGGGCAGCGGGGCTTCAGCCAGATCCCGCACCCGCCGGGCAAGTACGCCGACGGGAGGCCGTTCTTCGGGGTGCTGGATGCCCGCCCGTACTACTGGCTGGTGCTGACGCTGATCATCCTGGTGGTGATCGGGGTGCGGAACCTGACGCACAGCCGGGTGGGCCGGGCGTGGATCTCCATCCGGGAGGACGAGGACGCGGCGCAGCTGATGGGCGTGCCGACGTTCAAGTTCAAGCTGTGGGCGTTCGCGGCGGGCGCGGCGATCGCGGGTCTGGCGGGCGCCCTGTTCGCGGGCAAGCAGAACTTCGTGAACTCGCAGAACTTCGAGCTGCTCAACTCGATCATCATCCTGGCCGCGGTGATCTTCGGCGGGTCGGGCAACATCGTCGGCGCGATCGTCGGTGGCGGCCTGGTGGCGTACATGATCGAGCGGTTCCGCGGCATCGAGCTGCTCGGCATCGAGCTGTACGAGTGGCGGTTCCTGTTCTTCGGCCTGGTCCTCGTGCTGATGATGATCGTCCGCCCGCAGGGCCTGATCCCGAACCGGCGACGGGCGGCGGAGTTCAAGGACCGCCGCAAGGAGGTGATCGTCGGTGAGTGA
- a CDS encoding ABC transporter ATP-binding protein: MSDTEQTRAVPAQAGAPAVETVPQREPLLEVDHVTLRFGGVVALNDVDFTLYKGEILGLIGPNGAGKTTCFNAMTGIYQPTEGQIRFRGQKISGKRRHQITRMGMARTFQNIRLFPEMTALENVQVGADAHHKTSVISALFRLPRHRREEREGREKAERLLEFVGIRNRMHEFARNLSYGEQRRLEIARALATDPVLLCLDEPAAGFNPAEKEELLQLIRQIRDTGVTVLLIEHDMRLVMGVTDRIVVLEFGKKIAEGLPAEVRDNPKVIAAYLGVPDDAA; encoded by the coding sequence GTGAGTGACACCGAGCAGACCAGGGCGGTTCCGGCCCAGGCGGGCGCGCCCGCCGTCGAGACGGTGCCGCAGCGGGAGCCGCTGTTGGAGGTAGACCACGTCACGCTGCGCTTCGGCGGCGTGGTGGCGCTGAACGATGTGGACTTCACCCTCTACAAGGGGGAGATCCTGGGGCTGATCGGCCCCAACGGCGCCGGCAAGACCACCTGCTTCAACGCCATGACCGGCATCTACCAGCCGACCGAGGGGCAGATCCGGTTCCGTGGCCAGAAGATCAGCGGCAAGCGGCGGCACCAGATCACCCGGATGGGCATGGCGCGGACGTTCCAGAACATCCGGCTGTTCCCGGAGATGACGGCGCTGGAGAACGTCCAGGTCGGCGCGGACGCGCACCACAAGACGAGCGTGATCTCCGCGCTGTTCCGGCTGCCGCGGCACCGGCGGGAGGAGCGCGAGGGCCGGGAGAAGGCCGAGCGCCTGCTGGAGTTCGTCGGCATCCGCAACCGGATGCACGAGTTCGCCCGCAACCTGTCGTACGGCGAGCAGCGGCGGCTGGAGATCGCCCGGGCGCTGGCCACCGACCCGGTGCTGCTGTGCCTGGACGAGCCGGCGGCCGGCTTCAACCCGGCGGAGAAGGAGGAGCTGCTCCAGCTCATCCGCCAGATCCGCGACACCGGCGTGACCGTGCTGCTGATCGAGCACGACATGCGTCTGGTGATGGGCGTGACCGACCGGATCGTGGTGCTGGAGTTCGGGAAGAAGATCGCCGAGGGGCTGCCCGCCGAGGTGCGGGACAACCCGAAGGTGATCGCGGCGTACCTGGGGGTGCCGGACGATGCTGCTTGA
- a CDS encoding ABC transporter substrate-binding protein, whose translation MFQLNGGRRAALGAAGAAALLLSLAACGEEEGTEQPGAGPAVSASADTSLADKVPAAIKADGKIIVGSDTTYAPAEFLDQDGKTAIGFDVELFTAVAQKLGLQAEFVSAPFGDIITGVNTGKYEVGVSSFTINDDRKGQANMVSYFQVGTQWVTKKGNPAGVTLDNACGKKIAVQKDTVQVEDIQKRSKACTDAGKPAITIEQFPGQDAATAAVVSGKDDAMLADYPVGVYAVTQSNDALELLDKQYEAAPYGYVVAKDQAAFAEAVRDATKALIADGSYKAVLDKWKVADGAITDPAVNP comes from the coding sequence ATGTTCCAGCTCAACGGTGGCCGGCGGGCGGCGCTCGGCGCCGCGGGCGCGGCCGCGCTGCTGCTCTCCCTCGCCGCCTGCGGCGAGGAGGAGGGCACCGAGCAGCCCGGCGCCGGCCCGGCCGTCAGCGCGTCGGCGGACACGTCCCTGGCGGACAAGGTGCCGGCCGCGATCAAGGCCGACGGCAAGATCATCGTCGGCAGCGACACGACGTACGCCCCGGCGGAGTTCCTTGACCAGGACGGCAAGACGGCGATCGGCTTCGACGTGGAGCTGTTCACCGCGGTCGCCCAGAAGCTCGGCCTCCAGGCGGAGTTCGTCTCGGCGCCGTTCGGCGACATCATCACGGGCGTCAATACCGGAAAGTACGAGGTCGGCGTCTCGTCGTTCACGATCAACGACGACCGCAAGGGCCAGGCCAACATGGTCAGCTACTTCCAGGTCGGCACCCAGTGGGTGACCAAGAAGGGCAACCCGGCCGGCGTCACCCTCGACAACGCCTGCGGCAAGAAGATCGCCGTGCAGAAGGACACCGTCCAGGTCGAGGACATCCAGAAGCGGTCCAAGGCGTGCACCGACGCCGGCAAGCCGGCGATCACGATCGAGCAGTTCCCGGGCCAGGACGCCGCGACCGCCGCGGTGGTCTCCGGCAAGGACGACGCGATGCTCGCCGACTACCCCGTCGGCGTGTACGCGGTGACCCAGTCCAACGACGCCCTCGAGCTGCTCGACAAGCAGTACGAGGCCGCGCCGTACGGCTACGTCGTGGCCAAGGACCAGGCGGCGTTCGCCGAGGCCGTCCGGGACGCGACGAAGGCGCTGATCGCCGACGGGTCGTACAAGGCCGTGCTGGACAAGTGGAAGGTGGCCGACGGCGCGATCACGGACCCCGCGGTCAACCCGTAA